Genomic window (Candidatus Thermoplasmatota archaeon):
AGATACCCGCAGGGAATCGATGACCTGGAGTTCCGAACCACGCTCAGAGAGAAGTACGGCGTGGTGGTCGCAGGCGCACAGGCACACATCAAGGGCAAGATCTTCAGAATCGGCACGATGGGCTTCTGCACGATGACCGATCTGCTCTGCACGTTCAGCGCCGTTGAGAGTCTGCTGAGGGATGCGGGTGTGGACGTAAGGAAGGGCAGCGGCACGGAGGTCTTCGCCGACTATATCTAGAGCCAACCCACGTCGACCTCGTCGGTCCTGAACCTCTGCTTCACGGCGGTCTCGGGGATGCTCATTCTCATGCCAGAGTCATGCATAAGGAATCCCGTCCAGGCTATCATAGCACCATTGTCCACGCACAACTCCCCGGCGGGAACGAACATCTCAGCGCCCCTGTCGTCCGCCATCCTCGATACCATTGACCGAAGCCTCTTGTTCCGCGCAACTCCACCGCCGAGGAGGATCTCGTCCTTGTCGACATGAGCCATGGCGCGCTCCGAGACCTCCGTGAGCATGGAAAAGGCTGTCTCCTGAAGGGAATAGCAAATGTCGCCGTCCCCCGCTCCGGAGG
Coding sequences:
- a CDS encoding UGMP family protein (universal genome maintenance protein; Kae1/Qri7/OSGEP/YgjD family protein; in Archaea, some Kae1 are found as fusion proteins similar to two distinct proteins in yeast that are involved in the KEOPS complex; kinase associated endopeptidase 1 (Kae1) and a serine/threonine protein kinase (Bud32); in Pyrococcus Kae1 has atypical AP endonuclease activity and inhibits the kinase activity of Bud32), yielding IGNLIDKFGREIGLTFPCGPKVEELAKNGHDLLDLPYSVMGMDVAFSGMLTAALQLRSSGAGDGDICYSLQETAFSMLTEVSERAMAHVDKDEILLGGGVARNKRLRSMVSRMADDRGAEMFVPAGELCVDNGAMIAWTGFLMHDSGMRMSIPETAVKQRFRTDEVDVGWL